The following DNA comes from Alnus glutinosa chromosome 6, dhAlnGlut1.1, whole genome shotgun sequence.
acaataacaacaacaaaaaagattCCATCAGCAGATTGTTACGtggatttctttttgttaaataaGATTAGCTAGATTGGAGTACGCTAACCTATAGTTTAAAACTAAGCAATGAAGTATATATGGCCCTATACTATATATCTAAGTGCCCTATCCACTATCAGCGTTAGTGTCCTTTATAATATCATGCTTATTTATCCCAACATATTATTTATGGTGAATAGATGTGATATTCTTCGAATTCTCTCCTTTTAGGCTTTAATTTGGATAGTTTATTACTACAAATCGTGATCTGTTTTCacataaaatgaaaagagaaacGTAATCTAAGCTACCAAATATAATAAGGAGTGCtactaattattaattaggATACTACAAGCCGCTTACAAACTAGCGTCGATCAAACTCTACGTGGCACTTATCATGTTTACAAACTGACTACACTCACTTCCTTTTAAACGAAAGATctaagtatttcattgatcaaagatcacaaACATAAAGCTTTTACGTCACAAAGTATAAACATTTACAAAATTATACCCACATTCTATGAGGTTACATAgacatagatacaaacaaaattcttacaataaattgctatctatgactttcatcttccgctaacctctgtacaaaaatagttaaatagcaTATCTGCTCTTagtagactagatctaagataaGGATaatcaaatatcctaaaaatttatttaaaccggtaGTGAGAGATAACCCATCACACAGAACTATCTAGGCCCACTACAAAAATGtatgcactttgacacgtgcattttgacacgtgtacagtgttgtacacgtgtcaaacatttagacacgtgcactttgacacgcgtaagacgcgtgtcaaatgtgcacgacattaagtgtacaagttgacacgtgtattgagatacacgtgtcaaatttgacacgtgtatctcaatacacgtgtcaaagtgttttgacacgtgtattaagatacacgtgtcaaaccgtttgacacgagtattttaaatactcgtgtcaaaacactttgacacgtgtattgagatacacgtgtcaaatttgacacgtgtatctcaatacacgtgtcaacttgttttgacacgtgtatttagatacacgtgtcaaattggttatatttttttaaaaaaaatccaaatcgaatttttcatttaaataaaattttaatttaattatttaattgtatttttaaattaaattaaaaatacgattaattaattaaattaaaaatttaattaaataaaaaacccaatttggattttttttcttcaatttagttttggtattggttatttaaaattatttggtataataattttaatagttatttcaaattttattatttccgaccacaaataacaaaatattgattttacagaaaaactacacaaaataatattacacaaatcataagttaataacgtattcgttaactaagcaaatatttacacataaaaattaattacacaaaatatctacaaatctgaagggcgtccctgcgaatgaggaggtaccgtcccaggcgtgttatcgccaaccggcgattgctgagcaaggaatggtgtagcgggcgaaggtgtagcgacaatggaatgctgggtcagccgtcgtccaacaggcgacaacgtaccaactgttgtcgaattacctgcaaatcatatagacaattaaagtatataatattacttgcaaaattaaaggggtaattaaaataaattgaaattaattttttcctacacacagtataaatcatacctgcagatgcactactaacagacgacgtactacctacgtgtgcaggtgaaggcgtaccaagacatggtgctgatgctcccatggaggacatgaagacctcaacctgtcgcaggcgctgctccaacaggtcattcctcgctcgctcagcctgtagctccgcttgcatctcttccatcttccgagtgttttcggcccaatcccgagacgtgccctgagatggtcccccttgtgaccgaggcctatatgagaaacatgtcccccgaacaggtgtgacgttcggcccaacctgccgaaccctccctgcatactcaggcctcccaaccgcctgttcgtaagcgtcgttcggtgcccaacgcaccgtgtctgcggagacgctttgcgtggcggctggatcactggataaactctgcgtcatcctctcctgtacgtcgtcaacatgaacaagtcatatattgaataatgacaaatcacacataattttaaaaataatagtaaattaaatcagtagcatacgcataggacccgtgtacgttcgttcacgtgagtgccgtccttccttgtgtgggtcttcacgaacgacgcggcgcgagtggggggcgtgccagatgtacatgtctgtcgtcatgcagttgacatatataagaaacagatagcgataaaaatagtataaataaaaataaaaacaattatcaacaaatatatataacataaacatatatattttcatacctcctcgtgattaaatctggcataacttttagatcccgtacaatgaggaaggtcattctgctcacgcagcctcttcatccgttcagaggttgcctacgcatttaacatgaaaataaaaatgtaagcattgacacacttaaattaaaactaaaattaaataaactgttattaaaaaaccacaacattttcttggcttacatacgattttttgctcacggcaccaatctctcagcaagaactctacatcttctgcgtcatagttgccaaaaaaattgtccggcattctcgcacggataatctcgggcgtgtcaccgtctctaatacgtagtttggttttgaacctcgacttccacgagcggtgcttacggccaatatcacataaagcctcctgttgtgccctgcgcgcgtctactgatacaggtacatagaactcctcctgcacattcaacacatttttataggtttaaaaacttcaagaaatacattaatctcaagtttaattcaaataaataattaaattatattcatagacataccatcagcgcgtcccacattgcctgcttaatctgcctatttaccttcgcccattcgtcccgcatgtgtatgtaggacccactcctgatcatcttgccctcagcccgccgaaatcgattgcaggcccgtcctacaggttgtatagcagcattgtactgcaatacaaccttcttacccctcgggaggacccagtttctcgctgggtcgtcaatcacctcataataaatggtcccgtctgggttgtaccctaatgaaagaaatattcaacattaatgttaaaaatttaatcataagattaaagaacatatatatatatatatataaacaatttctaatcaaatatttatttatttaaaaaccaaaaaaaaaaaaaaaaaaatttggtaagagaatatgagttttaaggatgtctaaatatgtacttacccatcaaccgaatctgctcaatccgtatgtgctgggtcgctgggtcgcccgcaacctcctccccaacccctccggcttgtggattctgctgatcatcatctgaatccatatcctggggactaccgggggccaactgatcggtacccaacatcgcaacgtcctcctcatgggtactctggctcccccccacatctggcatctgactctcaccggaaagtggcatctgactctcaccggaaagtggcatctggctctcaccagataaaggcatctggctctctacatgcctcgggccctgactcgcccccgatgctggcatccgtctcggccccgggccctgactcgcccccgatgctggcatctgtctcgggcccgggccctgactcgcccccgatgctggcatctgtctcggccccaaaatctggccaggcatcgccgcctgtgccggtatctgtcccaaccccatagccggcatctgcatctccccggtctgtgacagtggaaatcctacatcctgcgtctcactatcagggttacacgtcataggtccactatacgtatacggaaagtacggagcataaccctgtgaccccatcccTTCTCGCAGCCACCATCGATatgcgttacccggttgggtgaaccctatctgagataatgtcggcagctccgacaatggagagctgcaaggtccagctgtgctgctctgtccgtgatctgacgtgggcacggccaccgtacccggcaacaatggtctataaggcccgtctgggtggtgtggccacgctgcagaatacaatgccgtcgaaacagtgggcgtggtcatggggggcacgggtgggctaggtgcccgatacgcataatgagggggtctctggtccatcaatacctgcgaacaaatgcagacaaattaattagaatatgtttttttaatatatttttaatgaacatactaaagaacagcgaaatttatacaattaataaaaatttgtattcagtacaagcgaattgtacaagcaatatatatatcagtcaagtgtattgagttcaagctaattatactcacaacaaatacatcaatcattgtatcacgggagcttcaataggATCTacgtcgggcctgtcgtactcgaattcgtcATTCGTATCTGGTAGGTcagcagtggctagtacgagcggtacgcactcatggtaggttgtaccatcctcattactcccatccccctgtccaacgtcgtacacgttgcgcggtttggtcctaaccgcacaaacccaatttgggttccttccatcttctacgtagaatacttgatccacctgagatgtaagcacgtacggctcgtcctgaatctgttctcccctgtggacgaggtgattgaagttgacaaacactaggccatactcgtctattgtgaatcctctgtccattgtggggtctgcccaattgcacttaaataagacgtacgtagtcctgtcatagtactcgacctcaaatatatcggttaactgtccgtagtacgtttcgccttcaacggtaggaacacagacgccgctattctgagtcctccttcccacatcatgagcaagcgtgcgaaataattttccatttaccacgtacctgttgtacttcaccgctgtctcctttagccctctacaacgcataaccaacttgtggcccaattcctccctacgttgatcgtccaggccatcgacctatgttttaattacaaatagtaaacatcacattgggttATAATcctgaacccgcataaatttatccaatttaaaatttacaactatttccttacatatgcacggtaccattcgcagaactgctcatgatgttgtgcttcaataagagcctccgtaatgcgacccctagtgcatgatcgcctaagcgcgtctttgtgcatcctacattcagcgtatacaattatgtaataattgttattaatacttttactcgaattctgctaaatataaggttaggactacttacgtccgcaaattgtgaaactcttcagagttgaacacaatataacgatgaatctggtgcattatcaaccggttcatggtaacacgcgtgcccgctcccttggatccatcaggattcctctgaggtctgttgtggaatgttggtgcgttattcagataccttgaacagaacgttaccagctcggtcgctatgtacccctccgcaatgcacccctcaggagctgctttattgcgcacattatttttgaaattccccagactcctggtttaaacacatacacgacaatttaattgtcgtcaattaggattacaattaaataaaaatatttatttacatattacgccgaattttacctctctgccgggtacatccatctatactgcacgggtccgcctagtctacactcgcgcacaagatgcacaaccaagtggaccatgctggtaaaaaaccctggagggaatatctgttctagcttgcacaaagtgatacagacgtcaccctgcagtcggtccatatcttcttgtgatagctttgttgagcatatgcctctaaaaaatgcagaaatctccacaagaggtctaaccactttatcaggcaatgacttacgcagtgcaattggaagaagctgttgcatcagtatgtggctatcatggctcttcaagccagaaattgtacggtccttgagccgaacacatcgtgaaatgttcgaagcgtatccgtccgggaccctaacatttcgaagaaccttcagaaaattttctttgtcctctctagacattgtgtgacaggcagcgggaatatacgttttaccgttggcggccgtgaacggatgcaacttaggtctcaaccccatttcctgcaagtccagccgagctgccaagttgtccttcgttttcccttttatatccaaaatagtgccaagtatattgtccatgacatttttctctatgtgcataacatcaagattgtgccgaagcaaattgtctttccaatacggcaatctgaaaaatatacttttcttcttccatataacatcggaactccctgcacccttcttccgcttcttccgtttcttcttcttacccgcggtctcatctccaaacgcaactccgtccaactgttggagaacctcgtatccgcatggcacaatcggtgcGCTGGCAAATTCTTCggtaccgtcaaatgtcctcctgttaagccgccacagatgttcaggcggcagatatctcctgtgccccatatagcaaaatttgcacctgttctttaagcgtatagaacgcgtcgattgcatacagcaaggacatgccttcgcacccctgttaggccaacctgataaatctgcatacgctggcaagtcgtttatcgtccacatcaactgagatcgcataataaaattttccttctttgaagcatcgaatgttcgtacccctacattccacagttccagcaactcatcaatcaatggctgaaggtaaacatcaatatccatacctggtgagctcggtccagggataaccaaggaaaggatgaaggacgactgtttcatgcacatccaaggtggcaaattgtacggcacaagcattacgggccatgtgctgtgagatgtgctcatgttcccaaatggattaaatccatctgctgtcaaaccaagccggacgtttctactctctgccataaaatttggatgtaaaatgtcgaacgatctccatgcctcaccgtcggccgggtgcctcaatacgccatccctagtgcggccttctgcatgccatctcatatggggcgcagtatgctcagacatgaataacctctgcaaccgtgggatgagtggaaaccacctcaagatcttcaccgggcgtttttttctcgctgatatgatctcaccatcatcatctacatgtgtatcagccctccacttagactctccacatacggtacatgaatctaattctttattgtctttccagaataacatacagtcgttacggcacgccggaatcttctcataccccagacccatgccacttaggaacttcttcgcctcgtacgtgttatctggcaatgcctcatcgcaaggaggcaacaactgattgatgaattccagaatgtctgaaaaaatcttgttactaatacctccaacgcacttcaagttgtacatgtgtacagtagcactcaatttactgtgctttgtaccagggtgaaggggcttctcggcagtctttaacagctcttggtacttcaatgcgtcctcGCACGAcgtatcttcatcaacttgttgcggaagagtacttgcggcttcaggaacatcgtgcacgccgaaggcgtcacgcaacatggcgtgcatgttatcatcctgttccacggcgacaccctcctgttctgtgacttcaccatgttcagtgctatggtcagcggcctctgtgccactgtgataactcgaacactgaccaggaatagcggatccagtcgtagtctcaccgtgcatataccacaaatggtatcccggattcatcccccgacctccagtcaggtgggcaagaacgtaatcaggagtgtgacgctggttatttcgacaatacttgcatgggcagtaaatttttccatcgacggccgtacagttacgaacggcaaatgtcacaaacgccctacacccgtcgttatacgttgtcgtacccctaggtgctgacatccaagacttgtccatattcctctgtatagggttaagaggacaagacaaatcatacgtcaaacaaataaacgtgtaaaaaagttgagcatgtcacgcaacatggggtgtacgaatttatttcccttttaaagggtttatggttagagtttagggttttagtttttttgttagagtttagggtttagggtttatggttttttagggtttagggttagggtttgtaagggtttagggtttagggtttagggttagggtttgttagggtttaggagggtttaggttttttttttttttttagggtttagggttagggtttagggtttagggtttagggttagggttagggtataaatttagaaagtgtaagatttttttttttttaaagggtttagggttagggtttgttagggtttatggttaggcttttttttttttttaaaaaaaaaaaagtgtaggattttgttttttttttttttcttttcttaagggtttagggttagggtttgtaagggattagggtttagggttagggtttgttagggtttaggagggtttaggtttttttttttttttttagggtttagggttagggtttgttagggttagggttagggtataaatttagaaagtgtaggatttttttttttttaaagggtttagggttagggtttgttagggtttagggttagggtttgttagggttagggtttagggttagggttaggttataaatttagaaagtgtaggaatttttttttttttaaagggtttagggttagggtttgttagggtttagggttagggtttgttagggttagggtataaatttagaaagtgtaggatttttttttttttaaagggtttagggttagggtttgttagggtttagggttagggtttgttagggttagggtttagggttagggttagggtataaatttagaaagtgtaggattttttttttttaaagggtttagggttagggtttgttagggtttagggttagggtttgttagggttagggtttagggttagggttagggtataaatttagaaagtgtaggattttttttttttttttttaaagggtttagggttagggtataaatttagaaagtgtaggatttttttttttttttttttaaagggtttagggttagggtttgttagggtttagggttagggtttgttagggttagggtttagggttagggttagggtataaatttagaaagtgtaggattttttttttttaaagggtttagggttagggtttgttagggtttagggttagggtttgttagggttagggttagggtataaatttagaaagtgtaggatttttttttttttttttaaagggtttagggttagggtttgttagggttagggtataaatttagaaagtgtaggattttttttttattttttaaagggtttagggttagggtataaatttagaaagtgtaggatttttttttttttaaagggtttagggttagggtttgttagggtttagggtataaatttagaaagtgtaggatttttttttttgttagggtttaggatatagggttcgttatggtttaaggttagggtttggttatagaaaatgtaggaattttttttttttttaaaggatctaggattagggtttagggtttagggttttagtttcttagggtttagggtttaaggttaggatttttgtttttagtgttaggaattttttttttagaaagtgtaggaaattttctttttaagggtttaaggttaggatttttgtttttagtgttagggtttctttttttagaaagtgtaggataatttttttttttagggtttagggtttagggtttaaggataggacttttgtttttagtgttagggtttctttttttagaaagtgtatgatatttttttttaggctttagggtttagggtttgttagggtttagggtttagggtttaaggtttagggttagggtttttaagtgtaggaattttttttttagggtttacgatttagggtttagagtttagggtaagggttttttttaagaacgtgtaggattcaaagtttatttaagggtttattattgtgttggttttatggttatgatttgaagatataaagtttagggttggagtttaagtatttcttaaaaagtagacggtcaattttaatattttttctttttttattcaaacccattttattggttgttcccatttattattttcaaaagtgtcatcgttggtttataacgttaaactaatatcggacattgtttgattttgtttgactaacaaaaaaacattgtaatccataataacacattcaaaatatatatatatatataacctctcaaataaaaaattaggataggaaaaattaaaaacataaaaaacacaacatggcaaaaaagaacatggctttcaaaaaaataaaaatacatataacactaaatgacacaaaaatacaaacgcctacacaatttctaaatatcaaatctgtactaacacaaaaatacatgcagcattgttaaaaaaaaaaacacaaactatagcAAAAATGAAATACCTACTCCAAgaaaacccccccaaaaaaaaaaaaaaaaaaacagtaatttaAGCTTACACTGAttcagcaaaattgaaaaaataaaatataacacagtccaaaaattattacaattatcaatcaagaacaaatgtccaaattattacaataaaaattattacaatatatattcaatcagtatttcatttacatgttgaaaaaaaaaatgaaatacaaatttaagggGAAATTACTCACTGTCGACGGTAGGTTGTGGATTTAGGGctccttctttatatatatacctgcatattcgGATATACATTatggagaaaggaaaaaaaagttagcaaatgtatatatatataacactaaatttatctgcaatatatattaagagcaCTGGCGactgaacagagagagagagagagagagccactgACCCGACCGGAGGAAAGGGAACCGACGGCCTAGCCAACCCCTGCCGGAGGGacgtcccagtagagagagaaagagagagaaagagagagagagagagagagagagagagagagagagagcgagagagctagagggaatcggtgagagagagacagtcggtGAGAGGGAGACGTGACGACGCCGGAGCTCACCACACCGGCCGGCTGAGCTCgccggagagacagagagagagagagagaagaaatgagagagagagagagagagagcgagagagaagaaatgggtagcttcctctggaagctacccatttcttatatataaatataagtatataatttatataatataatatatatttatattattaattagttttacgtatataatatataatgtttggccaggtggcgcgcgggagaattcCCGCGCGGCATCCGGCCAAACAGTTGGAGACGTGTttataaatacacgtctccacatgctatatatatttaatatttaatatatatatatatatatatatatatatatatatatatatatatatatatatatatatatatatatatatatattatatctattttatataaacccatgcaaccctaagttcatgcaatgcatgtactgcatgtacatgcactgcatgaactcatgttaattattattattatttttttgggtctacatatatgcttcacaaagttggtttaattatgcatatagtacaatatgtcaatttagggttagggtttacgtacttataagtacaccatatatatatatatatatatatatatatataactcatcatataaaccctaatcataagtgtatgtattttgtatagcaaacaaccataaccctaactgtatgtactatatatagaaaaaaaccctaaccctaaaatacacgtcccccatagtagaaattgtatttaatttaaaaagtaataaatatatctatatatataataaaaaataattatatatagaaataaatatattatttaaaaaataataatttaatggtccaaaaaattaaactataactctaagtgtatatactatatatagctataaactataaccttaagggtacgtactatactaaaacctaaaaccataaaaaataaaaactaaaacctaaccataaaattaaactctaaccctaagtgctagactatatatagctataaactctaatcatgagggtacgtactatatctagtcataaaccctaaccctaatcctctatccaaaagtatataatatatatatacatatatatatatatatatatatatatatatatatatatatatatatatatatatatagctataaaactaaaccctaagtaaatgtactataactataactataactatatatatatatcggaacaatctaattttgaactgctcatgatttaacttatatatatatatacttaaaagtgtacaataatgacacgtgaaaaatatattgacattattattcattaaacgtaaaatcaataaaattataacacatagccctaagtgtatatattatatatacctataaaccctaaaacccaaaccctaagtgtatatatatatatatatatagctataaaactaaaccctaagtaaatgtactataactataactataactatatatatatatcggaacaatctaattttgaactgctcatgatttaacatatatatatatatatatacttaaaagtgtacaataatgacacgtgaaaaatatattgacattattattcattaaacgtaaaatcaataaaattataacacatagccctaagtgtatatattatatatacctataaaccctaaaacccaaaccctaagtgtatatactatatatatcgataaaccataatcctaagtatatatactatatataggtataaaccctagccctaagtgtatatactatatgctataaaccctaaccctaagggtatgtactatatatagccataaatttacgagggactaaactataagtatttaattcattatgtagcgcagaactctaaaaataattgcatttactatatatagacataaataaaaaggttactgtatatagtttctaaaccgtttacatgcatgcatatctatatatatagtattaattataggttttttaactttgttatgtttaatttttttttttttttggtttctaaacgtagatggtgtacaaaactaaacc
Coding sequences within:
- the LOC133870557 gene encoding uncharacterized protein LOC133870557, producing the protein MYIRICRYLPPEHLWRLNRRTFDGTEEFASAPIVPCGYEVLQQLDGVAFGDETAGKKKKRKKRKKGAGSSDVIWKKKSIFFRLPYWKDNLLRHNLDVMHIEKNVMDNILGTILDIKGKTKDNLAARLDLQEMGLRPKLHPFTAANGKTYIPAACHTMSREDKENFLKVLRNVRVPDGYASNISRCVRLKDRTISGLKSHDSHILMQQLLPIALRKSLPDKVVRPLVEISAFFRGICSTKLSQEDMDRLQGDVCITLCKLEQIFPPGFFTSMVHLVVHLVRECRLGGPVQYRWMYPAERSLGNFKNNVRNKAAPEGCIAEGYIATELVTFCSRYLNNAPTFHNRPQRNPDGSKGAGTRVTMNRLIMHQIHRYIVFNSEEFHNLRTMHKDALRRSCTRGRITEALIEAQHHEQFCEWYRAYVDGLDDQRREELGHKLVMRCRGLKETAVKYNRYVVNGKLFRTLAHDVGRRTQNSGVCVPTVEGETYYGQLTDIFEVEYYDRTTYVLFKCNWADPTMDRGFTIDEYGLVFVNFNHLVHRGEQIQDEPYVLTSQVDQVFYVEDGRNPNWVCAVRTKPRNVYDVGQGDGSNEDGTTYHECVPLVLATADLPDTNDEFEYDRPDVDPIEAPVIQ